The following DNA comes from Cheilinus undulatus linkage group 4, ASM1832078v1, whole genome shotgun sequence.
AACAAGAGTTACTAGGGTATGTTGAATCTGCCACTGGAGTTCCCATCATGTTTACTTAGAGTTTAGCCCTTCTGATCTCTGATTTGTCAACTGCAGGACATGTGACAAGCAACCAGAAAGTGGAAAGTTGTTGTGAAGCAGAGAGAAAGTGGCTGCCATTAGAAACAGATGCTGAGAAAGTTATCTGACTCCATCCTGCTGTTCTCCATACTTAGAGTGATCCTTTCACCATCTATTGAACCCTCACGTTACATTTGGTGGCAGTGTGGTGAAATTTTTGGTGATTCTGTGCATTTGGTGAGTTTTAATCCCCTGCACTGTGGGTGTTTTCActctgcactttttttttggaaagttcACTCTTTGACAGCAGCTACTGGTctgaaagcctttttttttggcGATAAGAAGGATAACTGCATTTTGTGGCTCATTTTCCTGCTTCTAgtgattttttaacttttttcctctgctgtgatgtcagctgATGAAAGTGAGCCTGAGCTGCAGCCTGCTGCTGTCCATGGACTGAGGTCAGCTGATGTGGCTGGAACTTGAGCTTCACCTTTAAATCCACAATCCATCTCTAGTGCTTTGAAAATAGATCTTCCACCTGCTTTTAAAGGAGATGGGACTGAGTCTTTCACAAGTTGGTCTCGATGCTTTGAAGTAGCATTGCAGGCTATGTCTTCATCAGATTCGGATCTGTCTGCAGTGATGGCCTCTGTCTCTGATGCTGCATTCCTTTATTGGAACAGCTTGTCTCCTGCGGTCCAGTCTGACTATGACTCAGTGAAAAGCAaactgaaagatgtttttggacCACAATACTCCCTGCCATTTTTCCAAACACATGTGAACGCCCGACCTCGGAAGCCTGGTGAGAGTTTGGATGTGTACAGTGCAGACATCACTCGTCCTGTCTTGGAGGCCTTCCCTGATTATGACCACAATGCACAGGAAGGTGAGAAATTTCGCCGTTTTGTTGCCAGCTTGGATTCAACATTACAATCAAAAGTTCATGAAATGGGTGTAGAAACTCTTGAGGATGCCCTGCGCATTGCCAGCCGCTGTGAGAGAGCACgtgcagctctgcagctgaCCTCTGCAGGATCCCCGCAGGCATTGCCATCGGGACAGGTAGCTATGATTCGCCCTAAACCTACTGATGAAAACTTGAAGCAGTTGAGCAGCTCACCCTTACTGTGAGCAGCTTGAAATGTGAGGTACGGGAGTTACAAGAGAAACACAGACAACTTGCTCTGCATTTTGAATCcaaacctgacagagcttccTCTCACTTAATTAATGATGGGAAAGATTTACCTTGTTCTGTCAGTCCTGCGTATCATGACAAAACCTGTCGTCCTACCTCAGAGCCAGTTTCCTGTGACCTAACCCCACAACAGCCCCCAGATACAGATCTACAGTATTCTGCACAATCTGTTTCATCCACATTTGTGCTTCAACTAGCTGAACAGGATCTCAAAAGAGAACAGCAACAAGACTCCATACTGTCAGAGGTCATAAACTGGAAAACTAAAGGTCAGAAACCTCCATACTGgcgcatgaaaaaaaaaacacctgctgAGAGAACATTTTGGCAAGAGTACCACAGACTGACCTTTCATAATGGCTTGCTCTGTCATACAGTTTTCAACCCATACACAAAGTCAGTGCAAAAATCAAGTTGTTGTCCCCCATGCCCTAAAGGACACAATTTTGCAATTGTTATGTGGAAATCCAGTCTCTGGTCATTTGTCAGCAGAAAAATTCCTGAAAGGTGCTCAGCAGCTGTGTTACTGGCCCTTTATGTCATGTGACATCAAAATGTGGTGCAAGCAATGTACTCCATGTGAGGCAAGACGGAGTCCTGTACCCCACCAAAAAGCACCAATGAAAACAATGGCGGCCACTGAACCATTCCAGAAGGTTGCTGCTGACATACTTGAGCTCCCTATCACCAGCCGTGGAAATCGGTATGTGCTTGTTGTTCAGGATTATTTCTCCAAGTATAATAACCTTTATGACATGCCTGATCAATGTGCTCTGACAGttgcaaaatgtttgtttgagaACTACATCTGTGAACATGGTATCCCTGAAATGTTACACACGGATCAAGGGCGTCAGTTTGAGTCAGAGCTGATGAAACACTTGTGTCCAGTTTTGGGGATTCACAAGACCAGAACAAGCCCATATCATCCTCAGAGTGATGGTATGGTAGAGAGATTTAACCGTACATTGATTGATCAGTCGGCCAAATCACTTCTACAGCAGCTGTGTGAATGGGATGACTGTCTTAACCAAGTTGCTTTGGCCTACAATACCAGTCCTCACTCTACGACAGGCTTTACCCCATTTTTCCTCACACATGGTCATGAGGCGAGGATGCCTCCTAATCTTTTGCTTCCAAATAACATGCCACACTCATCTACCCAAGGTTCTCCTGCTGACTATGCTGCCTGGTTAGCGCTGAAACTACAGTCTGCCTTTGGTTCTGCGACATGTAACAGAGACTGTGCCCACAGTCAGCAGAAACGATTGtatgaaaaaggggtaaaacacATTCCCTATGTTTCTGGCCACCTTGTATGGCTCAATGACCCTACAACATCAAGACAAAAACTTGCCCCACACTGGAAAGGACCCTTCGAAGTAGTGGAGTGCCTTGGATCTGACAGTGACTCTCCTGGAGTAATATACAAGATCCATTGCCTTCTGGATCAGCCTTGCAGGACCCAAGTTGTCCACTATAATCGTCTTAGACCATATTATGCTCCAGTGCCAGATCAGAGACAAAACACATCTGATGATGACTCCTCTGTGCAGACTCAATCCCTTGGTCTGAGTGCATTGTCAGGTGCTTTGCCACTTAAATCCCGCCGATCCATGGTCACAAAGAGTTGTAACACACTTTGCTCCAGCAATGCACCTATAGTGGTCCCACAGAGCTGCCAGCCCCAATCTCACTCTTCCCCCTGTAACTTCTCAGGCTCAGGGTTTGGATGCTTCCCCTTCTTGCCAAACTACGGTACATCAGCCTGACGCTTCCCCCTCTAACCCTCCGGGTATGGACTCTAGCATTTCTCTATGCTCCAGCAGATGCCATGTCAGACCTCCCGTTTACCTCAGGGACTATGTTCTGAAATGATAGTTTCAGTCAGTTCTGTCTTTTCCTTGATACTTTGTTTTGGAATTGTGAAACGGGGACGTTTCTTTTGTGGGTGAGGGAGGAAATGTAAGCTTTAACAGTGAAGTAAATCCCTGTGAACTTATATATGTTTTGAGTTAGAGTTAACCAAAACTAGAAATAATAAGTTAACAACTACACAGTGAACTATCTACATATTTCATGTTACAAAGTTGTAATTCCAAGgttaacatgttaaaatattttccgTAGCATCTAACAAGAGTTACTAGGGTATGTTGAATCTGCCACTGGAGTTCCCATCATGTTTACTTAGAGTTTAGCCCTTCTGATCTCTGATTTGTCAACTGCAGGACATGTGACAAGCAACCAGAAAGTGGAAAGTTGTTGTGGAGCAGAGAGAAAGTGGCTGCCAGTAGAAACAGATGCTGAGAAAGTTATCCGACTCCATCCTGCTGTTCTTCATACTTAGAGTGATCCTTTCACCATCTATTGAACCCTCACGTTACACACTTTCACAACAAGTATTAAGGAGGTTCTTGATCTCTTCACAATGCCATTACAAAAATAGAAACCACaattaaatgtgataaatggaAATGTAAAGTTGATATAGGAAACCAAAAATAACTAtgaggtcaaaacaaaaacacaaagaccaGTACAGCTCCAGGTGAACAGTGCACTGACTAATACAATGCGTGTGTTTAGCATAAGCAGCACAACTGTCTCTGATGTCTTAAAAATGATcgcttcattaaaaaaaaaaaaaaactctaaaaccAAGGCTGTATTTGGTCTTGAATctgttaaaacaagagcaaagaaccacactgaaagtgGCGGTGGTGGTAGATAGCAGCACCATGCCCCGGTGCAgcgaaaaaataaaaagtgcaacattaactttaaactttcTGTCATcagctttgtgtttgtttagtttcttactggtatttaaagtgtttagagagtgttgagttgacagaagaagacaaaagtataactatgatactgtaatcttgtcttaaaaatgtaaaggtgatattcatactggtgtaaataaatagtttgattgaatttaccatgtttttccaatttttgctaagcaagattCTTGTGAGAAAAGAAttaaacgcctgttccaaatagccgcctggtcccaaataaatgcctggtctgctcagtgattgagacaaataaatgcccgggctattatttggtattttacggtaTGCACTTATTGGCAGCTAGTTATGTAAACAGCAGTAGTATGATATGAACATGGGATAATGCAAAAATGGTCCATTAGAATTTGGTGTTATATGTGAAATCTAGAGGATTAAGAAATATAGATAATATTAGATATATACAGATAAGCATATTGTTACAACTTATGAATATTATGCAGGGTCagagaaaatatatataaaatatattattcAGCATTTATGGTGTAATGTGTATGAAGAGtaagtacacacacacacacacacacataaacttAGAAAAATAGTTTATAGTGGGTGAGACATCTAACTTGAGCTAAGTTAATTGCCTTAAATGAAGGAGGGGTGCTTTAGATAGGCAAGTTCATTCCAAAGTATACATTTAAGCTATTGTTGTTGGAAATgtaagtatatattttttttccaaaagtggaaaaaagaattCATTGGATTTGAAATATGGTCTTTATAATGAATTTGAATTTGTGTCCGTGTCATTTTTATCTAACCAAACAAAGGACTCACATAAAAGACTTCAAACACTGAGGCAGATTCAAAGTCCGATCAGGAAAAAGGTCGGTACACAGAAATCCAAAAACAGGCAAAGGTATCCAAAAACGGCAGGCGAGAAAACTAGGTCATAATACAAAAACTGGGTCAAGATCTAACTAGGAATCACAAGGAATGCGAGTAAGCTATCACAGAGGAAAAGACAAACTGGCTGGGAAGGAAAGGACTGGGGAAGACTAAATACTCTGGGGGAGGGGAGACACGTACACACAGGTGAAACACATGAGGTAATCACAGACGCAGGAGACGtgtagggatgggcaggaagtCTCAATCTGAAAcgagacacaaggtaagtaacaaaataaaacaggaagcacAAGACAAGAAACACGAGGATGAATGAGTTCTAAAATAAGATACTAAATAAAACCTGTAGACATGACAAAAACCAAAGATATTATCTTCAAATTGAAGTATTTATGTTTAAGTTGATCCAAAGTTACATGTTTTTATGGGAGGCTATATTTGGAAACTTAGAGTTTAATAGATTAAGCAAACTAAAGTAATTTATGAAGATGaactgaaataaactgaaatagaaGGATTTTAATGAGCCTGTAAGTGTCAAAATGTTGTTTAGCGTGTCCTATGCAGCCCCTGTTCTTTTATCTGATCAGATAAAGGTGCAGAAAAAGCACACAGACAATAAAACATGCCACCCATATTACCTGTGGTCttctgtgtgctgaaatatggttgCTGATTTGCCCTGgagtttttaaatttacatacaCATACGGTTAATTGTACAAGATCAGAAACACTACACATTCCTAGAGGTAATCCTGTGTGAATCGGGTTTATGTCTAATAAGACATATAATAAATCCACTTCACCACAAAGTTTGTTCTGATGAACAACAACAGAAGGACAACAAGAGGAGGAATGATCccatttcaaatatttcagcaccaaggacagctccatgtgctcacagacacacagtgCTGAGCTGGTGAGCTGTCCAGTCAGCACCACAGCTTTCTCACATCAGATCATAGAAAGACCCCAAACTAGTCTTTTTCAACAAAGATTAAATCATCAGTTGCTTAAACTAATTTTGTTGAAAATTTCCCTGGTTAGACACAATTTGCAAtactcattttctttctttctttcttcctttttttttttttttttttcaaaactccAAATACAGTCTCACTCTCTAAAACACATATTCCATTGTAATGCTCCAGAATGGACCACTGGAGGCAGAATTTAGACCCAACTAAAGCACAGCTGTCTGCATTTAAACACAGCcagtcaaaactgaaaacacttgaCTCTAATGAACCAGTTTAGACCAGTTCAGAGAGCGAAAGTGAGATAAAGTTGATGTCTAAACGTATGGACATGATCTGAGAGTCTGAGGGCgacagagctgtttggtctgctttaaatgaactctggtccCTTTTGTAGGAGAGTCCAGTTCGTTTgaagtggtgtgaaagctcacacgaactctggtgcggaccaaacaagcggactctggtctgcttaaaacagggggtctcggtccgcttcctaacgaaccctggtgcggttcgttagaggtgtgaaagcaaagcagaccaacttgtgaaccaaagacaggaagtggcataaagcgtgatgaaatatggatttatatgtgatttaatacgctcaaatacatgttggtacctCGCTTTGCATCTGTGTATCCATGGCAACATGTCATGGtccgtgctgatttattcgtctcttgtaaaggacgacatgctggacagctcaccaccttgccggctgctcataatgctgaaatgcaagagcagaaaccacaagacagcataaattctgtgttttttcattgtttatgtggaagaaaagaccggcggaaggagtttcgtcttcttctatgccttctttttttccttcttggTTGCCGTTTGTTTGtggcgacagcgcccctagcAGGCAGAGTCTGAAGGTGTTTAGACGATTTGGTCCGTTTGACcaaagagagcagtgtgaatgcgaaccaaaccaaaggaaagtgcagcaatgttgccatttctgttccaaaacggatgagtcccccggactatcaggtgtgaaaacgacctgaggaggaggagagagatggGGGTGGTGGAGTATGATGAGGAGAGACGCGATGGAGAGAAGGACCAACACTAAGAACAGACATTTATAACAATGCACAGTATTATTATGATATTGGAATTGGCAGATATTCGTTTAGTAAACATTTAGTaacatttctgccgatattCTGGACTTTTCAGGGCTCTATaatctgcctgtatcagctgtaaatattggctgagtgaacaaataagttagtttGGACCCATAGAACTACGTCAGCTggtgcttttttcttttttcatcatcattccttacactttaaattgTGAAAGGAGTGAAATCTGTGAATTTATTAACCCTCAAACATCAAATTCTGCATTTTTGtaaggactgaagtttcagGTCCTGAACTACTTATGAGTATTGATATTGTTAACAGCTTaaaataatttgtaaatattagcatatcagtaaaaatcagacattgttCAGCCCTAGAAATTTCAAATGATATTCAAGAAACAGTGATAGACAAAGTTCTCTCTGACAGAATGAAAATTAGGGATGAAAAATCACCCAATGCTATAAAAAATATGAACTAGATCTGAGttgttacagtttttcacagttaCTAAGACACATCCCTCAAACTCTTCCTTCCTTTTCTCTTAACATTGAAAACAAATCGCAGTTTTTAGgcctttttttactttgaaatctGTGTTTCAAATCAAAAGGgttaagataaataaaaattaataataatattaataataataattcaaagGACAAAACCATTTGCATACCTGGAGAGGTGAGTATGAGAGAAGTCAACAGTCCAGATACCACAATTCCAGCACAGCTTTTTGGCGGTGCTTTAATTGTCATCACTCAGACGTCCATCAGGCTGATTTACTAGAGCAAACAACACGATGAAGGTCTGAGTACAAAAACATCGAGACGCTGTGTGAGACTCcttgttttgtatttgtttctgtctgtttatTGTTTCCCAAAAGAAAGATCACACTATTTCACATTCTCTGAACCAAATAATCAGAGACATTTagagggatacttcaacattttgtcaaatttgcccattgccataattcctatagtcttagtaataggttcgttaccttcaattgttggtgcaagctatttttagatcgctgctgccgagttcggacctgccgTGCCAACTCAAtttaagcagacggtattccagctttccctcatcaaactcatcaaatacacaatccaacaactccaaaacactctcgtggacaagttgtgacctgcacattcacctgTGATGCAGAATGGTGACCACTGGAGGCAGAGGTTAGATAGTTAAAGCCATAGATATCTATAATAAAGGCCTTTATTATAGATATCTATGGTTAAAGCCCAGCTGTCACTGTTTAAACGCATCCACTCATAACTGAAAATACTTGACTCTAATGAACCAGTTCAGACAGAGGACGGGAGTAGCAGTGATGGAGAAAGCTCCTTTATCATACAGGATCAAAGTGAGGGATGAAAAATCAGATCTGCAAACTATGactgagctgtaaatatttatttttgaattgtgCCACAGAGGTGTGTTGGAGTGTTTAGATCTTtgacttctgtcattttcacCTCTCCAGGTGTGCTGAAGGTTTTGTCCTTAAAGTATTTATTGTAGAAACTGttactgtgttgttttgtttgtaattATATCATCTATTTTAATTAACTTAACATATTTGCTGTCTTACTGCTGTCTCAAGACCTGCTTATTACAATAGGAGAGGGTTTACTGATGGGTACGTGGTGTCTTGATTTTCTGCCGACCCCGAATGGGACAAAGCCTCCATCCCCCCTCTACTGCCCAGCAACAAGCGGTCCGACCTCAGCCAATCCTGTGGGAGCAACAGCGCGTGAGTATTTGCACCAGGCCTGAATAAAACCAGCGATCCATCACACGGACGATTCTTTATTTGGGGAATAACGTTTAGACAGTCATGCCTGACCAAGTGAAAGCGCCCAAGAAGGGCTCTAAGAAAGCCGTTTCTAAAGCTACAAAGAGCggcaagaagaggaagaggagcaggaaAGAGAGCTACGCCATCTACGTCTACAAGGTGCTCAAGCAGGTGCATCCCGACACCGGAATCTCGTCCAAGGCTATGGGCATCATGAACTCTTTCGTCAGCGACATCTTCGAGCGCATCGCCGGGGAGGCCTCCCGTCTGGCTCACTATAATAAACGCTCCACCATCACCTCCAGGGAGATCCAGACCGCCGTCCGCCTGCTGCTGCCTGGAGAGCTGGCCAAGCACGCTGTGTCTGAGGGAACCAAGGCCGTCACCAAGTACACCAGCTCCAAGTAAATCCTACTCATCTTCAACCAGCCCAAAGGTCCTTTTAAGGACCACCCACCTGCATTGAGGAGAGTATATTATGCCTAAAATCGGCGCGTATTACAATCAAAGTAATACTAATCGGATAAGACAAAATCTGATATGAACTGTTTGGTTACCTTTGATTGAAACTGTCGTGTTTATCGCTCCGTATTTTCTCCAGTAACGCCGTACTTCACCCAATCTGCAATGAGGCATAAAGATATAATAAATGATTCTGGTAATAACAAAGTAAAGATTATTCTGTTCTCATTACTTGAAGCACTGCTGGCTGCAGGCACAACTGAATATGTGGTAAATAAAACTGAGGGTGAACTGGACATTGAATAAAAGACTCAATGATGCATATGAGCAGAGTCAATCAATTAGGAGTAATCTTCATGGGAATTCAAGAGTGGCATTGAAGGAAATATTAAAGTGAAATCATACAGTATGATTTAACACTCACAAAAATCAGGCATAGAAATATAAATGCAGCTAAAGACAGCTGAGTCcattgaaacaaaaatgtgtttttttccaattcCTGATAGACAATCAGAATCCTGATTGTAATCTCAGATT
Coding sequences within:
- the LOC121508935 gene encoding histone H2B type 1-O-like, translated to MPDQVKAPKKGSKKAVSKATKSGKKRKRSRKESYAIYVYKVLKQVHPDTGISSKAMGIMNSFVSDIFERIAGEASRLAHYNKRSTITSREIQTAVRLLLPGELAKHAVSEGTKAVTKYTSSK